The Coffea arabica cultivar ET-39 chromosome 8e, Coffea Arabica ET-39 HiFi, whole genome shotgun sequence genome window below encodes:
- the LOC113705622 gene encoding probable sarcosine oxidase, with translation MENCTEIFDVIVVGAGVMGSSTAYQTAKRGKKTLLLEQFDFLHHRGSSHGESRTIRATYTKDFYPKMVLESAKLWEEAEEEAGYKVYFKTSQIDLGSSYDKSLQAIISSCQKNRVPVQVLNHNQVSEEFSGKFQLTEDWIGVVIEHGGVIRPTMAVSMFQMLAMKNGASLRDNMEVVDIKKDPSKDAILVSTRNGQMFWAKKCVVTVGAWMKKLVKEVAGLTLPIQPQEITVYYWKIEQGHEAEFTIESGFPTFSSYGEAHIFGTPSLEFPGLLKILVDGGHPCDPDKRTWSASPDTLSATKEWIQSKFGGLVDSSEPVLTQSCMYSMTPDKDYVIDYLDGEFGKDVVVAGGFSGHGFKMAPIIGRILADLAIDMQAKDVDMKHFNIKRFEGNSEGNHEDFDD, from the coding sequence ATGGAAAATTGTACTGAAATTTTTGATGTAATAGTGGTTGGAGCAGGCGTTATGGGCAGTTCTACAGCTTACCAAACAGCTAAACGTGGCAAGAAGACACTCCTGCTTGAGCAATTCGATTTCTTGCACCATCGAGGCTCCTCCCATGGTGAATCAAGAACCATCCGTGCAACCTACACCAAAGATTTCTACCCTAAAATGGTCCTAGAGTCAGCAAAACTGTGGGAAGAAGCCGAAGAAGAAGCTGGTTACAAGGTCTACTTCAAGACTTCCCAAATTGACTTGGGTTCATCATACGACAAGTCCCTCCAGGCCATCATATCCAGCTGCCAGAAAAACAGGGTTCCTGTTCAAGTTCTCAACCATAACCAAGTTTCCGAAGAGTTCTCCGGCAAGTTTCAATTAACTGAGGATTGGATTGGTGTGGTGATTGAGCATGGTGGCGTTATTAGGCCAACCATGGCAGTTTCAATGTTTCAAATGCTTGCAATGAAGAACGGCGCAAGCCTTAGAGACAACATGGAAGTGGTAGATATTAAGAAAGATCCTTCCAAAGATGCCATCTTGGTCAGCACCAGAAATGGTCAAATGTTTTGGGCGAAAAAATGTGTTGTCACAGTTGGAGCTTGGATGAAAAAATTGGTCAAGGAAGTTGCAGGTCTAACTCTACCTATACAACCCCAGGAAATAACTGTATACTACTGGAAAATAGAACAAGGGCATGAGGCTGAGTTCACGATTGAAAGTGGTTTTCCGACTTTTTCGAGCTATGGTGAGGCTCACATCTTTGGCACTCCATCTTTGGAGTTCCCAGGACTGCTCAAAATATTAGTGGACGGTGGCCATCCCTGTGATCCAGACAAGAGAACTTGGTCTGCATCGCCTGATACGCTTAGTGCAACAAAAGAATGGATCCAAAGCAAATTTGGTGGTCTCGTTGACTCCAGCGAACCTGTCTTGACACAATCTTGCATGTATTCTATGACCCCTGACAAGGATTATGTGATTGATTACTTGGATGGAGAATTTGGGAAGGATGTTGTGGTTGCTGGAGGCTTTTCAGGACATGGTTTCAAGATGGCACCAATTATTGGGAGGATATTGGCTGACCTTGCTATAGATATGCAAGCAAAAGATGTGGATATGAAGCACTTTAATATAAAAAGGTTTGAGGGAAACTCAGAAGGAAATCATGAGGATTTTGACGATTAA